In Cicer arietinum cultivar CDC Frontier isolate Library 1 chromosome 1, Cicar.CDCFrontier_v2.0, whole genome shotgun sequence, one DNA window encodes the following:
- the LOC101489661 gene encoding tRNAse Z TRZ4, mitochondrial isoform X3, translating to MEVEESSSLGPTTGFNKRRAEGTDKTNFTRKNLQLKVRKLNPINTISYVQILGTGMDTQDTSPAVLLFFDNQRFIFNAGEGLQRFCTEHRIKLSKIDHIFLSRVCSETAGGLPGLLLTLAGMGEEGMTLNIWGPSDLKYLIDAMRSFIPNAAMVHTKSFGPTFGTNESTVQFQSNNSIVLVDDEVVKISAIILQPSNNESQLLKPCQSPSQRADHSTEILDSPNGKKLPAAKPGDMSVVYVCELPEIKGKFDPGKAKALGLRPGPKYRELQLGNSVESDHQNVMVHPSDVLGPSIPGPIVLLVDCPTEFHLEALLSSKSLATYGDQVEGNLPKAGKGVACVIHLSPESVVSCSKYQTWMKAFGSAQHIMAGHEKKNVEIPILKASARIAARLNYLCPRFFPAPGFWSLPNHNCSKPGSLASMFDLILLQDSLSALSNVINAENLLKFTLRPYVNLGLDRSCIPTTASSSEIIDELQSEIPEVVEAAQHVSQLWQDCSQTKDDLIPVADHKMVIEEPWLCEDEITPACLENVRRDDLEIVLLGTGSSQPSKYRNVSSIYINLFSKGGLLLDCGEGTLGQLKRRYGVSGADDVVRSLSCIWISHIHADHHTGLARILALRRDLLKGVPHEPVLVVGPNKLKRYLNAYQRLEDLDMLFLNCKHTTKASLDDFENDLQETVNSQDLSNNNAEINASKVDSTLFAKGSRMESYWKRPDSPVDKGDVYPLLRKLKRAIHEAGLNALISFPVVHCPQSFGVVLKAEERTNSVGKVIPGWKIVYSGDTRPCPELIEASRGATVLIHEATFEEGMVEEAIAKNHSTTNEAIEMGEAANVYRIILTHFSQRYPKIPVFDKTHMHKTCVAFDMMSINIADLPVLPKVLPYLKLLFRNDMIVDESDDVVDVASSAS from the exons TGGACACTCAAGATACATCACCTGCGGTCCTGCTTTTCTTTGACAATCAAAGATTTATATTTAATGCTGGGGAG GGACTACAAAGATTTTGCACGGAGCATAGGATTAAGTTATCAAAG ATAGATCACATATTTCTTTCTCGTGTCTGTTCCGAGACTGCGGGTGGGCTCCCAG GTTTACTGCTTACTTTGGCTGGTATGGGAGAAGAGGGGATGACT CTCAACATATGGGGCCCTTCAGATCTTAAGTATTTAATTGATGCCATGAGATCTTTTATTCCCAATGCCGCCATGGTTCACACAAAAAGCTTTGGACCCACCTTTGGCACCAATGAGTCCACTGTGCAGTTTCAAAGTAATAACTCCATTGTTCTTGTTGATGACGAGGTGGTCAAAATATCAGCCATTATCCTTCAACCAAGTAACAATGAAAGCCAGCTCCTGAAACCTTGTCAGAGCCCTTCACAAAGGGCAGATCATAGCACAGAAATCCTTGATTCCCCCAATGGAAAAAAGCTGCCAGCGGCTAAGCCTGGTGATATGTCTGTTGTATATGTTTGTGAACTGCCTGAGATCAAGGGAAAATTTGATCCAGGAAAAGCTAAGGCACTCGGTCTCAGACCTGGGCCAAAGTATCGCGAACTGCAACTTGGAAATTCGGTGGAATCTGATCACCAGAATGTTATG GTTCATCCAAGTGATGTCTTGGGTCCTTCTATTCCTGGTCCTATTGTACTCCTTGTGGATTGCCCAACAGAATTTCACTTGGAAGCATTATTGTCTTCAAAATCACTAGCTACCTATGGTGATCAAGTGGAGGGAAACCTGCCAAAGGCTGGTAAGGGTGTTGCATGTGTAATTCACTTGTCTCCTGAATCTGTTGTAAGTTGTTCAAAATACCAAACATGGATGAAGGCATTTGGTTCTGCACAGCATATCATGGCCGGACATGAAAA GAAGAATGTAGAGATTCCTATATTGAAAGCTAGTGCAAGAATTGCAGCACGGCTTAATTACTTGTGTCCTCGGTTCTTTCCAGCTCCCGGATTTTGGTCTCTTCCAAATCATAATTGCTCAAAACCTGGATCTCTTGCTTCAA TGTTTGATTTGATTCTTTTGCAGGATTCATTATCAGCGCTTTCTAATGTCATTAATGCTGAAAATCTTCTCAAG TTCACTTTGCGTCCCTATGTTAATCTTGGGTTGGATAGATCTTGTATTCCAACTACAGCGTCTTCCTCTGAAATCATTGATGAGTTGCAGTCAGAGATTCCAGAGGTTGTGGAAGCAGCACAGCATGTCAGTCAGCTCTGGCAAGATTGCAGTCAGACAAAGGATGATTTAATTCCTGTGGCTGATCATAAGATGGTAATTGAGGAGCCATGGCTGTGTGAAGATGAAATTACTCCTGCTTGCTTGGAAAATGTAAGGAGAGATGACTTGGAGATAGTGCTTCTTGGAACTGGTTCATCCCAGCCATCCAAGTATCGAAATGTGAGctcaatatatataaatctttTCTCGAAAGGTGGGTTGCTCTTGGATTGTGGTGAAGGAACCTTGGGACAGCTTAAGAGAAG ATATGGTGTAAGTGGTGCTGATGATGTTGTGAGATCCTTAAGCTGCATTTGGATTTCACATATTCATGCTGATCACCACACTGGGTTGGCTAGGATTCTCGCTCTGCGCCGTGACTTGCTGAAGGGGGTTCCTCATGAACCGGTGCTTGTTGTAGGACCAAATAAGCTCAAGAGATATTTAAATGCATACCAAAGACTAGAGGATTTAGATATGCTGTTTCTTAACTGCAAGCACACCACAAAAGCTTCATTGGATGATTTTGAGAACGACTTGCAAGAAACAGTCAATTCTCAAGATCTGAGCAATAATAATGCAGAAATAAATGCATCAAAGGTTGATTCGACTTTATTTGCTAAAGGGTCTCGTATGGAAAGCTATTGGAAAAGACCAGATAGTCCTGTTGACAAAGGTGATGTTTATCCCCTCCTAAGGAAATTGAAGAGGGCAATCCACGAAGCTGGTCTCAATGCCTTGATTAGTTTTCCCGTTGTACACTGCCCACAGTCATTTGGTGTTGTTCTAAAAGCAGAAGAGAGGACTAATAGTGTTGGAAAAGTGATACCTGGTTGGAAGATTGTATATTCTGGTGACACAAGACCCTGCCCAGAGCTAATAGAAGCATCTCGAGGTGCAACCGTTCTTATACACGAG GCAACTTTTGAGGAGGGTATGGTAGAGGAGGCTATAGCAAAGAACCACAGCACCACTAATGAAGCCATAGAAATGGGAGAGGCTGCTAATGTATATCGTATCATACTTACTCACTTCAGCCAAAGATATCCAAAAATTCCTGTATTTGATAAAACACACATGCATAAAACATGTGTTGCATTTGACATGATGAGTATCAATATAGCAGATTTGCCAGTGCTTCCCAAGGTTCTTCCATATCTGAAATTGCTTTTCAGAAACGACATGATAGTTGATGAGTCAGATGATGTAGTAGATGTTGCGTCTTCAGCTTCGTAG
- the LOC105852124 gene encoding DNA (cytosine-5)-methyltransferase 1A-like → MEDLCQGFSGMNRFNTSTWSKVQCEMIIAFLSFADYFRPRYFLLENVRNFVSFNKGQTFRLALASLLEMGYQIKLSTGQVVDLIPWCLPNTAKRHNQWKRLFGRLD, encoded by the exons ATGGAGGACCTCTGCCAG GGTTTCTCTGGGATGAATAGATTCAACACAAGCACTTGGAGTAAGGTCCAGTGTGAGATGAtaatagcattcttatcctttGCTGATTATTTCCGGCCGAGGTATTTTCTGTTGGAGAATGTGAGGAACTTTGTGTCTTTTAATAAAGGACAGACATTCCGTTTAGCTTTGGCTTCACTTCTTGAGATGGGTTATCAG ATTAAATTGTCTACTGGACAAGTTGTTGATTTGATACCATGGTGCTTGCCAAACACAGCTAAGAGACATAATCAATGGAAAAGACTCTTTGGTAGGTTGGATTAG
- the LOC101488669 gene encoding uncharacterized protein, which produces MKIRRFCLSQPLQPQQTMFLFSTRSRFVSLFIPKKFLPFNFIPSFCFSASTLFPQFNNPHLDNSISLFNSLLHNNPTPPPIEFGKILGSIVKAKHYSIAISLFQQMEVRGINPHLVNCNLLMNCFCQLGHITFAFSVFSKILKRGYHPDTITLNTLIKGLCLKGEVHKALHFHDKVVAQGFQLDQVSYGTLINGLCKVGETRAALELLRRVDGKLVQPNVVMYSTIIDSLCKDKLVSDACDLYFEMVVKRISPNVVTYNALISGFCIMGQLKEGIDLFNKMTMENINPDVYTFNILVDAFCKEGKLKEAKNVFLVMIKNDIKPDIVTYNCLIDGYCLVHEVNRAKSILNIMAQRGVAPDVRSYSMMINGFCKIKMVDEAMNLFKEMQSRKIVPNVVTYNSLIDGLCKSGRITYALELVGEMHDRGQPPDIYTYNSILDALCKSRDVDKAIALLKRFKDLGIQPDMSTYNILLDGLCKSGRIKDSLKIFEDLLVKGYNLDVYTYTIMIHGFCNKGLLDEALDLFSKMKDNGCIPDAFTYEIIILSLFKSDENEKAEKLLREMIVRGLL; this is translated from the coding sequence aTGAAAATTCGAAGGTTTTGTTTATCACAGCCACTGCAACCACAACAAacaatgtttttgttttcaacTAGGTCAAGGtttgtttctcttttcattCCCAAAAAGTTTCTTCCTTTTAATTTCATTCCTTCTTTTTGCTTCTCAGCTTCAACCCTATTCCCTCAATTCAATAATCCTCATCTTGACAATTCCATTTCATTGTTCAATTCTTTGCTCCATAACAATCCTACCCCACCACCCATTGAATTTGGCAAGATTTTAGGTTCCATTGTGAAAGCTAAGCATTACTCAATTGCTATTTCCCTTTTTCAACAAATGGAAGTTAGGGGAATCAACCCTCACTTAGTAAATTGCAATCTCTTAATGAATTGTTTTTGCCAATTGGGTCATATAACTTTTGCTTTCTCTGTTTTCTCAAAGATTCTCAAAAGGGGTTATCATCCTGATACAATAACTTTAAATACACTCATCAAGGGTTTGTGTCTCAAAGGTGAGGTTCATAAAGCATTGCACTTTCATGACAAGGTGGTAGCACAAGGATTTCAGTTGGATCAAGTTAGTTACGGGACTTTGATCAACGGGTTATGTAAAGTTGGAGAAACCAGAGCAGCTCTAGAGTTGCTGAGACGAGTTGATGGGAAATTGGTTCAACCTAATGTGGTAATGTACAGCACGATTATTGATAGTCTGTGCAAAGATAAACTTGTTTCTGATGCGTgtgatttatattttgaaatggttGTCAAGAGAATTTCTCCTAATGTTGTCACTTACAATGCTTTAATTAGTGGCTTTTGCATCATGGGTCAATTAAAAGAAGGAATTGATTTGTTTAATAAAATGACAATGGAAAACATCAACCCAGATGTgtatacttttaatatattgGTTGATGCTTTTTGTAAGGAAGGGAAGTTGAAAGAAGCTAAAAATGTGTTTCTTGTGATgataaaaaatgacataaagCCGGATATTGTTACTTACAACTGTTTAATAGATGGATATTGCCTCGTTCATGAAGTGAACAGGGCTAAGAGTATACTCAACATTATGGCCCAAAGGGGAGTGGCTCCTGACGTTAGGAGCTACAGTATGATGATTAATGGATTCTGTAAGATTAAAATGGTGGATGAAGCCATGAACCTCTTCAAAGAAATGCAGTCCAGAAAAATTGTTCCTAATGTTGTAACTTACAATTCCCTCATCGATGGTTTGTGCAAATCGGGGAGAATTACATATGCTTTGGAGCTTGTTGGTGAGATGCATGATAGGGGCCAACCACCTGATATATATACTTACAATTCTATATTGGATGCTTTATGCAAAAGCCGTGATGTTGACAAGGCAATTGCATTATTGAAAAGATTTAAAGACCTGGGTATTCAACCAGATATGTCCACGTATAATATTCTTCTCGATGGATTGTGTAAAAGTGGAAGAATAAAGGATTCACTAAAGATTTTTGAAGATCTTTTGGTCAAAGGCTACAATCTAGATGTCTATACATATACCATTATGATCCATGGGTTTTGTAACAAGGGCTTGTTGGACGAAGCGTTGGATTTGTTCTCAAAAATGAAAGACAATGGCTGCATTCCAGATGCTTTCACTTACGAAATAATTATTCTTTCTCTGTTCAAAagtgatgaaaatgaaaaagcGGAGAAACTTCTTCGAGAAATGATTGTGAGAGGTCTTCTTTAA
- the LOC140919002 gene encoding alpha-galactosidase-like, which yields MVTGKLLCRNQTCSKTMPGSLGHEEQDAKTFASWAPSLIGCDIRALDDTTTTKQLGSYCNKLGVQGKKVKSKDDLEIWAGPLSYNKLAMVLWNRSSSKARVTASWTDLGLEPRTSVDARDLWEHSTQSSVF from the exons ATGGTGACAGGGAAATTACTTTGCAGAAATCAAACATGCAGTAAAACTATGCCTGGATCATTAGGACATGAAGAGCAAGATGCAAAAACATTTGCTTCAtgg GCTCCTTCATTGATTGGTTGTGACATTAGAGCACTGGACGACACCACAACTACTAAGCAACTCGGAAGTTATTGCA ACAAACTAGGAGTTCAAGGGAAGAAGGTGAAAAGTAAGGATGATTTGGAG ATTTGGGCAGGCCCTCTCAGTTATAACAAGTTAGCAATGGTCTTATGGAATAGGAGTTCATCGAAAGCAAGAGTGACTGCATCATGGACTGACCTAGGTCTGGAACCAAGAACTTCAGTTGATGCAAGAGATTTATGGGAG CATTCAACACAATCATCAGTTTTTTGA
- the LOC101488345 gene encoding ALA-interacting subunit 1-like encodes MMDMTPKIGGKEGQSPPNSKKTSKKPKYSRFSQQELPAWKPILTPGWVIATFTVIGIIFVPVGLASLFSSEKVEEAVFRYDDTCLSSSNAENALAYIKSDTTNKTCTTKWIVEHKMQAPIFIYYQLDNYYQNHRRYVKSRNDKQLANKASEGETNNCYPEDKTKGNEPIVPCGLIAWSMFNDTYKFSMNNKDLTVNKKNIAWESDKSSKFGHDVYPKNFQGGELIGGAKLDESIPLSEQEDLIVWMRTAALPTFRKLYGKIESDLEANDVIDIVIQNNYNTYEFGGKKRLVLSTTTWIGGKNPFLGMAYLSVGGVSLLCAIGFILLYVIKPRPLGDPSYLSWNRNPGILK; translated from the exons ATGATGGATATGACTCCTAAAATCGGTGGCAAAGAAGGACAATCTCCTCCCAATTCAAAGAAAACTTCCAAGAAACCCAAAT atTCAAGATTCTCACAACAAGAACTTCCTGCATGGAAACCGATTCTAACACCTGGATGG GTTATTGCCACATTTACTGTGATTGGAATAATTTTTGTCCCTGTTGGTCTTGCTTCATTGTTTTCATCAGAAAAG GTGGAGGAAGCTGTATTCAGATATGATGACACGTGTCTTTCTTCCTCTAATGCTGAAAATGCGTTGGCATATATTAAAAGCGATACCACTAACAAGACCTGCACCACCAAATGGATT GTTGAGCACAAAATGCAAGCTCCTATTTTTATCTACTATCAGCTTGATAATTACTATCAAAATCATCGCAG ATATGTGAAGAGTAGAAATGACAAGCAATTGGCAAATAAGGCATCTGAGGGGGAAACAAACAACTGTTATCCTGAAGACAAGACAAAAGGCAATGAGCCAATTGTTCCTTGTGGCCTCATTGCATGGAGTATGTTCAATGACACCTACAAATTTTCAATGAACAACAAGGATTTGACTGTTAACAAAAAGAACATAGCATGGGAGAGTGACAAAAGTTCTAAATTTGGTCATGATGTTTATCCAAAAAACTTTCAGGGTGGAGAATTGATTGGTGGTGCAAAACTCGACGAAAGCATACCC TTGAGTGAACAAGAAGATCTCATAGTTTGGATGAGAACAGCAGCATTACCAACTTTCAGAAAACTATATGGGAAGATAGAATCTGATCTTGAAGCTAATGATGTGATAGACATAGTAATACAGAACAATTATAACACATATGAGTTTGGAGGTAAAAAGAGGCTTGTTCTCTCAACCACAACTTGGATTGGTGGCAAAAATCCCTTCTTGGGGATGGCATACCTTTCTGTTGGAGGAGTATCCTTGTTATGTGCCATAGGATTCATTCTTCTTTATGTCATCAAGCCAAG ACCTCTTGGAGATCCATCCTACTTGTCTTGGAACAGAAATCCGGGGATTTTAAAATGA
- the LOC101495162 gene encoding protein JINGUBANG-like isoform X2, with protein MDSPNSPDFAFTSSTKHNNNNIFRSHSTKESPFSNFLNSPSHLSCPTLSRSLQNSPISSPHHHYFPTKISDSDHPKTTYHCASSVLRNDGQIMSIALSSSSSGLLYTGSDSNLVRVWKLPEFTECGQLRTKASKIVAIEVSNDTVYAAYGDGKIRMWTMIWDTNHKVLKHVRSATIPKTLGYVRSYIAGKDKTMKHKRVITSIAINTAEDILYTASLDKTVKLWQISDMKCIETIKAHNEPINDIIVSDDGVLYTASDDASVRVWRRNFCSHDQPHSLTVTLHAKFSPVKALTLANDGGILYGGCTDGYIHYWLKGWFVGQLQYGGSIQGHTHAVLCLASVGKYVVSGSADSTSRVWSREQDGQQHVCLAVLVGHRGPIKCVTAFLGGCNLVDDDNEEDSCNVCTGSLDGVLKLWRVTHTKNVHDHNSNNTMCLSQPENKYFDFYKGFQRPL; from the exons ATGGATTCCCCAAACTCACCTGATTTTGCTTTTACATCCTCAACcaaacataacaacaacaacatcttTAGAAGCCATTCTACAAAAGAAAGTCCTTTCTCAAACTTTCTCAACTCTCCATCTCATCTATCATGTCCTACACTCTCTCGTAGCCTTCAAAACTCTCCCATTTCATCACCACATCATCACTATTTTCCCACTAAAATCTCTGATTCTGATCACCCAAAAACAACATACCACTGTGCCTCTTCTGTCCTAAGAAACGATGGACAAATCATGTCAATAGCATTGTCATCATCATCAAGTGGTTTACTTTACACTGGCTCTGATTCAAATCTTGTAAGAGTATGGAAACTACCCGAGTTCACAGAATGTGGACAATTGAGGACTAAAGCTTCAAAGATAGTGGCAATTGAGGTTTCTAATGACACTGTTTATGCAGCTTATGGTGATGGAAAGATTCGAATGTGGACAATGATTTGGGATACTAATCATAAGGTGTTGAAGCATGTTCGATCTGCTACTATTCCTAAGACACTTGGATATGTTCGTAGCTACATTGCAGGGAAAGACAAGACT ATGAAGCATAAGAGAGTAATAACATCAATAGCAATTAACACAGCAGAGGACATTTTATACACTGCATCACTTGACAAAACAGTAAAACTATGGCAAATTTCAGACATGAAATGTATAGAGACAATCAAAGCACACAATGAGCCAATCAATGACATAATTGTATCAGATGATGGAGTTCTCTACACTGCCTCCGACGATGCATCGGTCAGAGTTTGGCGTCGAAATTTCTGTAGCCATGACCAACCTCATTCTCTCACAGTAACTCTTCATGCCAAATTTTCCCCTGTGAAAGCATTGACACTAGCCAATGATGGAGGAATTTTATATGGTGGATGCACTGATGGTTACATACATTATTGGTTAAAGGGTTGGTTTGTAGGACAATTGCAATATGGTGGTTCAATTCAAGGACACACACATGCAGTGTTGTGTTTAGCTAGTGTTGGAAAATATGTAGTTAGTGGTTCAGCTGATTCAACAAGTAGAGTTTGGAGTAGAGAACAAGATGGACAACAACATGTTTGTTTGGCTGTTTTGGTTGGTCATAGAGGACCAATTAAGTGTGTCACAGCTTTTTTAGGAGGATGTAATTTGGTTGATGATGATAATGAAGAAGATTCTTGCAATGTTTGCACTGGAAGTCTTGATGGTGTCTTGAAGCTTTGGCGTGTCACTCATACAAAAAATGTTCATGATCATAATAGTAATAATACTATGTGTTTGTCTCAACCTGAGAAcaagtattttgatttttacaaGGGATTTCAACGACCACTatag
- the LOC101495162 gene encoding protein JINGUBANG-like isoform X1 — protein sequence MDSPNSPDFAFTSSTKHNNNNIFRSHSTKESPFSNFLNSPSHLSCPTLSRSLQNSPISSPHHHYFPTKISDSDHPKTTYHCASSVLRNDGQIMSIALSSSSSGLLYTGSDSNLVRVWKLPEFTECGQLRTKASKIVAIEVSNDTVYAAYGDGKIRMWTMIWDTNHKVLKHVRSATIPKTLGYVRSYIAGKDKTQMKHKRVITSIAINTAEDILYTASLDKTVKLWQISDMKCIETIKAHNEPINDIIVSDDGVLYTASDDASVRVWRRNFCSHDQPHSLTVTLHAKFSPVKALTLANDGGILYGGCTDGYIHYWLKGWFVGQLQYGGSIQGHTHAVLCLASVGKYVVSGSADSTSRVWSREQDGQQHVCLAVLVGHRGPIKCVTAFLGGCNLVDDDNEEDSCNVCTGSLDGVLKLWRVTHTKNVHDHNSNNTMCLSQPENKYFDFYKGFQRPL from the exons ATGGATTCCCCAAACTCACCTGATTTTGCTTTTACATCCTCAACcaaacataacaacaacaacatcttTAGAAGCCATTCTACAAAAGAAAGTCCTTTCTCAAACTTTCTCAACTCTCCATCTCATCTATCATGTCCTACACTCTCTCGTAGCCTTCAAAACTCTCCCATTTCATCACCACATCATCACTATTTTCCCACTAAAATCTCTGATTCTGATCACCCAAAAACAACATACCACTGTGCCTCTTCTGTCCTAAGAAACGATGGACAAATCATGTCAATAGCATTGTCATCATCATCAAGTGGTTTACTTTACACTGGCTCTGATTCAAATCTTGTAAGAGTATGGAAACTACCCGAGTTCACAGAATGTGGACAATTGAGGACTAAAGCTTCAAAGATAGTGGCAATTGAGGTTTCTAATGACACTGTTTATGCAGCTTATGGTGATGGAAAGATTCGAATGTGGACAATGATTTGGGATACTAATCATAAGGTGTTGAAGCATGTTCGATCTGCTACTATTCCTAAGACACTTGGATATGTTCGTAGCTACATTGCAGGGAAAGACAAGACT CAGATGAAGCATAAGAGAGTAATAACATCAATAGCAATTAACACAGCAGAGGACATTTTATACACTGCATCACTTGACAAAACAGTAAAACTATGGCAAATTTCAGACATGAAATGTATAGAGACAATCAAAGCACACAATGAGCCAATCAATGACATAATTGTATCAGATGATGGAGTTCTCTACACTGCCTCCGACGATGCATCGGTCAGAGTTTGGCGTCGAAATTTCTGTAGCCATGACCAACCTCATTCTCTCACAGTAACTCTTCATGCCAAATTTTCCCCTGTGAAAGCATTGACACTAGCCAATGATGGAGGAATTTTATATGGTGGATGCACTGATGGTTACATACATTATTGGTTAAAGGGTTGGTTTGTAGGACAATTGCAATATGGTGGTTCAATTCAAGGACACACACATGCAGTGTTGTGTTTAGCTAGTGTTGGAAAATATGTAGTTAGTGGTTCAGCTGATTCAACAAGTAGAGTTTGGAGTAGAGAACAAGATGGACAACAACATGTTTGTTTGGCTGTTTTGGTTGGTCATAGAGGACCAATTAAGTGTGTCACAGCTTTTTTAGGAGGATGTAATTTGGTTGATGATGATAATGAAGAAGATTCTTGCAATGTTTGCACTGGAAGTCTTGATGGTGTCTTGAAGCTTTGGCGTGTCACTCATACAAAAAATGTTCATGATCATAATAGTAATAATACTATGTGTTTGTCTCAACCTGAGAAcaagtattttgatttttacaaGGGATTTCAACGACCACTatag
- the LOC101515592 gene encoding uncharacterized protein: protein MLERTLSSRRGNPHGEGDDDVGVNGDESKTKKQQHILFRFTNRASTYFSRTLGFGGLYVPCVAIALLLLLAFSFIFTSRGFVCISSSSFYRPASRAAFFGLDGLDSDFGVLGVPCCRSKHGKTVEWTSKDLLKGLEEFVPIYETRPIKNNMYGMGFDHSFGLWFMARWLKPDLMIESGAFKGHSTWVLRQAMPDTRIISLSPRHPEKYLKKGPAYVDGNCTYYAGKDFVDFGSVDWPKVMSKHGITDLSRVLIFFDDHQNELKRIEQALKAGFRHLVFEDNYDTGTGDHYSLRQICDQVYIRGGGHSCFKDSDEARIRSRRKQFWEKAVDMEELCGPGEAWWGVRGYMRDNFNHSNKPISYAQHFQNSRYVESILDVYWELPPVAGPSLTHQTRYDPARAPNPVVEDGRYGLFQRLGLAKLDKSVFNGYTQMVYLQISEQ from the exons ATGTTAGAACGTACACTCTCCTCCCGACGCGGCAACCCTCACGGCGAAGGAGACGACGACGTGGGCGTCAATGGTGACGAATCAAAGACGAAGAAACAGCAACACATCCTCTTCCGGTTTACAAACAGAGCTTCAACCTACTTCTCCCGAACGTTAGGTTTTGGTGGCCTTTACGTCCCGTGTGTCGCAATAGCATTGCTTCTCTTATTAGCTTTCTCTTTCATCTTCACCTCTCGCGGCTTCGTCTGCATCTCATCTTCCTCTTTCTACCGACCCGCTTCTCGCGCCGCTTTTTTCGGTCTCGATGGTCTCGACTCCGATTTTGGAGTCCTCGGTGTGCCCTGCT GCAGATCGAAACACGGTAAAACTGTAGAATGGACATCGAAAGATCTGCTTAAGGGTCTAGAAGAGTTTGTTCCTATATATGAAACACGGCcaatcaaaaacaacatgtatGGGATGGGTTTCGATCACAGCTTTGGGCTTTGGTTTATGGCTCGCTGGCTGAAACCGGATCTGATGATCGAGAGTGGTGCTTTCAAGGGACATTCGACTTGGGTTTTGCGGCAAGCTATGCCAGACACACGGATTATTTCTCTTTCACCTAGGCATCCAGAAAAGTATCTAAAAAAGGGACCTGCATATGTTGATGGTAACTGCACATATTATGCTGGAAAGGACTTTGTAGATTTTGGAAGTGTTGACTGGCCAAAAGTGATGAGCAAACATGGGATTACTGACCTTAGTCGGGTTCTTATATTTTTTGATGACCATCAGAATGAATTGAAAAG AATTGAACAAGCTCTGAAAGCTGGGTTCCGGCATCTTGTTTTTGAGGATAACTATGACACTGGTACTGGTGACCATTATTCATTGAGGCAGATATGTGATCAAGTTTATATACGAG GTGGGGGACACAGTTGCTTTAAAGACAGTGATGAAGCTAGGATCAGGTCAAGAAGGAAGCAATTCTGGGAGAAAGCAGTTGATATGGAAGAACTGTGCGGGCCAGGGGAAGCATGGTGGGGAGTTAGAGGGTACATGCGTGACAACTTCAATCACAGTAATAAGCCAATATCTTATGCACAGCATTTCCAGAATAGCCGGTATGTTGAATCTATTCTTGATGTGTACTGGGAACTCCCACCGGTTGCTGGTCCATCCCTCACCCATCAAACCAGATATGATCCTGCTCGTGCTCCCAATCCTGTTGTTGAAGATGGGCGATATGGTTTGTTCCAGCGGCTTGGTTTGGCTAAACTTGACAAATCTGTATTTAATGGATACACTCAGATGGTTTATTTACAGATATCTGAACAATAA